In one window of Thermodesulfobacteriota bacterium DNA:
- a CDS encoding methylenetetrahydrofolate reductase produces the protein MEPKTRFKDELESGRFVITAEICPPRGTDTGAFVRKARLLKGRIAAANVTDNQRAVMRLSSLACSVLLLNEGIDPVFQMTCRDRNRLALQSDIMGAWVLGVRNILALTGDHVAFGDHREAKAVFDVDSVQLVGLIDTLNRGRNMKDTELRGKTDFYIGAVVAPEANPWGPEGIKFEKKVASGARFFQTQAIFDMEKFKRFFEGAGKSGVKVLGGILLLKSAKMAHYLNNNVPGVHVPQGLIDELEAAPDQLKKGIEIASRQVRELKGFCHGAHIMAIGQEESVVEIIEGA, from the coding sequence ATGGAACCGAAGACGCGCTTCAAAGACGAGCTCGAATCAGGAAGGTTCGTCATAACAGCCGAGATATGCCCGCCCAGGGGCACGGACACCGGGGCGTTCGTGAGAAAGGCCAGGCTCTTGAAGGGCAGGATCGCCGCCGCGAACGTCACGGACAACCAGAGGGCGGTCATGCGCCTTTCTTCGCTTGCCTGCTCTGTGCTCCTACTTAACGAGGGCATAGACCCCGTCTTCCAGATGACCTGCAGGGACAGGAACAGGCTCGCGCTCCAGTCGGACATCATGGGCGCGTGGGTCCTGGGGGTGAGGAACATACTGGCACTTACCGGCGACCATGTCGCCTTCGGCGACCACAGGGAGGCAAAGGCCGTCTTCGACGTGGACTCTGTCCAGCTCGTGGGCCTCATAGACACCCTGAACCGCGGCAGGAACATGAAGGATACGGAGCTGCGCGGAAAGACTGACTTCTATATCGGCGCTGTAGTCGCGCCCGAGGCCAATCCCTGGGGGCCGGAGGGGATAAAATTCGAGAAAAAGGTCGCGTCCGGGGCCAGGTTCTTCCAGACCCAGGCCATCTTCGACATGGAGAAGTTCAAGAGGTTTTTCGAAGGCGCGGGAAAAAGCGGGGTCAAGGTGCTCGGCGGGATACTGCTTTTAAAGTCCGCGAAGATGGCGCATTACCTGAATAACAACGTCCCGGGCGTCCACGTGCCGCAGGGGCTTATAGACGAGCTCGAGGCCGCGCCCGACCAGTTGAAAAAAGGCATAGAGATAGCGTCAAGGCAGGTGCGGGAGCTTAAAGGCTTCTGCCACGGCGCTCACATTATGGCCATCGGCCAGGAAGAGAGCGTGGTGGAAATAATAGAAGGGGCTTGA
- the purQ gene encoding phosphoribosylformylglycinamidine synthase subunit PurQ, giving the protein MKFGIIVFPGSNCDHDCYHAVKHVFGQEAEYVWHKSTSLDGFDCVILPGGFSYGDYLRTGAIASFSPVMNEVVSFAKKGGLVIGICNGFQILTETGLLPGVLMRNKGLKFICEHTHLRVENNESRFTSRYSGGQVVDIPIAHADGNYYADPETIARLEGEGRVAFRYSTPDGIVSDAANPNGSISNIAGILNEKGNVLGMMPHPERALEGELGSLDGRGVFESILGRVRA; this is encoded by the coding sequence ATGAAGTTCGGTATAATCGTTTTCCCCGGGTCCAACTGCGACCACGACTGCTACCACGCCGTAAAGCACGTATTCGGCCAGGAGGCCGAATACGTCTGGCACAAGTCCACGAGCCTCGATGGCTTCGACTGCGTCATACTGCCGGGCGGCTTTTCCTACGGCGACTACCTCCGCACCGGCGCGATCGCGAGCTTTTCGCCGGTCATGAACGAGGTCGTCTCGTTCGCTAAAAAAGGGGGCCTCGTAATAGGCATCTGCAACGGCTTCCAGATTCTGACCGAAACCGGCCTCCTTCCGGGCGTGCTCATGCGGAACAAGGGACTTAAGTTCATCTGCGAGCACACCCATTTAAGGGTGGAGAACAATGAATCGCGCTTCACAAGCCGCTACTCAGGCGGCCAGGTCGTGGACATACCCATAGCCCACGCGGACGGCAACTACTACGCGGACCCCGAGACCATAGCGAGGCTCGAAGGGGAGGGCAGGGTTGCCTTCAGGTATTCGACCCCGGACGGCATCGTTAGCGACGCGGCAAACCCCAACGGCTCCATTTCAAACATAGCGGGCATCTTGAACGAGAAGGGGAACGTGCTCGGCATGATGCCGCACCCGGAGAGGGCGCTTGAGGGCGAGCTGGGCTCGCTCGACGGCAGGGGCGTATTTGAGTCGATACTTGGCCGCGTAAGGGCATAA
- the purB gene encoding adenylosuccinate lyase: protein MIERYTRKEMGRIWEPENRFRKWLEVEIAACEAWERLGKIPRKSLEVIKKKADFNVARIDEIERTVKHDVIAFLTSVAEFVGPDSRFIHMGLTSSDVLDTSLALLLRESADLIIADIKGLMAALEKKAFEHKTTPMMGRSHGIHAEPTTFGLKMALWYDEMGRNLERMERAREVISYGKLSGAVGTFSQIDPRVEKYTLKKLGLKPETVATQVVHRDRHAEFFSTLAIIASSIEKFAVEIRHLQRTEVLEAEEPFTKGQKGSSAMPHKRNPILSENLTGLARLVRGYSVSAIENIPLWHERDISHSSVERVIAPDATILVDFMLSRATGLVRDLVVYPANMMENIDRLKGIVFSQKVLLKLVDKGVIREEAYAIVQRNAMKVWEGLGDFKSILMDDDEVRGYLTEKEIESSFDIKPYLKHVDYIFKRTFGKKDANS from the coding sequence GTGATAGAGAGGTACACGAGGAAGGAGATGGGCCGCATATGGGAGCCTGAGAACAGGTTCCGGAAGTGGCTCGAGGTGGAGATCGCGGCCTGCGAGGCCTGGGAAAGGCTCGGGAAGATCCCGAGAAAATCCCTGGAAGTAATCAAAAAGAAAGCGGATTTCAACGTCGCGCGCATCGACGAGATAGAGAGGACGGTAAAGCACGACGTAATCGCCTTTCTTACATCGGTTGCCGAGTTCGTCGGGCCTGACTCGCGCTTCATACACATGGGGCTTACCTCGTCGGATGTCCTTGACACCTCTCTCGCGCTCCTTTTGAGGGAATCCGCAGACCTGATAATAGCCGACATAAAGGGCCTCATGGCGGCGCTTGAAAAGAAGGCATTCGAGCACAAGACGACCCCCATGATGGGCCGCTCGCACGGCATACACGCGGAGCCCACGACCTTCGGCCTCAAGATGGCCCTCTGGTATGACGAGATGGGGAGGAACCTCGAACGGATGGAGCGGGCAAGGGAGGTAATCTCCTACGGCAAGCTCTCCGGCGCGGTCGGCACCTTCTCGCAGATAGACCCGAGGGTGGAGAAGTATACCCTCAAGAAGCTCGGCTTGAAGCCCGAGACGGTCGCAACCCAGGTCGTCCACAGGGACAGGCACGCGGAGTTCTTCTCCACGCTCGCCATCATCGCGTCGTCCATAGAGAAGTTCGCGGTCGAGATACGGCACCTCCAGAGGACGGAGGTCCTGGAGGCTGAGGAGCCTTTCACCAAGGGGCAGAAGGGCTCGTCCGCCATGCCTCACAAGAGAAACCCCATACTCTCGGAAAACCTGACCGGGCTTGCGAGGCTTGTGCGCGGATATTCCGTGAGCGCCATAGAGAACATCCCGCTCTGGCACGAGAGGGACATAAGCCATTCGTCGGTAGAGCGGGTAATAGCGCCGGATGCGACGATACTCGTCGACTTCATGCTTTCGAGGGCCACGGGCCTCGTAAGGGACCTTGTCGTATACCCGGCGAACATGATGGAAAATATCGACAGGCTGAAGGGAATCGTATTTTCGCAGAAGGTGCTCCTTAAGCTCGTCGACAAGGGCGTAATCAGGGAAGAGGCTTACGCCATAGTGCAGAGAAACGCCATGAAGGTCTGGGAAGGGCTCGGGGACTTCAAATCCATACTCATGGACGACGATGAAGTGAGGGGCTATCTTACGGAGAAGGAGATAGAGTCCTCTTTCGACATAAAGCCGTATTTGAAGCACGTCGACTATATCTTCAAGAGGACCTTCGGGAAGAAAGATGCCAATTCCTGA
- the purS gene encoding phosphoribosylformylglycinamidine synthase subunit PurS encodes MRAKVYVTLKKGVLDPQGKAVMGALGSMGFDEVQDVRVGKFMEVELDGASPEAAEKRLREMCEKLLANTVIENYRIELEATL; translated from the coding sequence ATGAGGGCGAAGGTATACGTGACGCTCAAGAAGGGCGTACTCGACCCGCAGGGCAAGGCGGTTATGGGCGCGCTGGGCTCGATGGGCTTCGATGAAGTGCAGGACGTAAGGGTCGGGAAGTTCATGGAGGTGGAGCTTGACGGTGCTTCGCCGGAAGCGGCAGAGAAGAGGCTCCGCGAGATGTGCGAGAAGCTCCTCGCAAACACGGTGATAGAGAACTACAGGATAGAGCTGGAGGCAACCCTCTAA
- a CDS encoding thermonuclease family protein, translated as MIRAIRIMALAMAAIVIFSEYAFAMPSGDYRVREVIDGDTVILSNGETVRYIGVDTPEVNEFHWLEARVRNMSLVLGRLVRVDVCGAEKRDKYGRVLAWVYSPEGELVSETLIREGLGRALAIPPCGVRTAKRLAAVEAEAKSEKRGIWGSAAKSQALSIAPFEAWMHVGEMVRMTGEVSDAVRFGDTWFLEFWPDDVKAVVMPRAFFEFERRGISLHSFKGKTITVTGILHEGRSGLEILIDSPSRIEANSKN; from the coding sequence ATGATCCGGGCAATCCGCATAATGGCGCTCGCAATGGCGGCGATTGTCATATTTTCCGAGTATGCCTTTGCAATGCCCTCAGGCGACTACCGGGTGCGCGAGGTGATTGACGGCGACACCGTCATACTCTCGAACGGAGAGACGGTCAGGTATATAGGGGTGGACACCCCTGAGGTGAACGAGTTCCACTGGCTGGAGGCCAGGGTGAGGAACATGTCTCTCGTGCTCGGCAGGCTTGTCCGCGTGGACGTCTGCGGGGCTGAAAAACGGGACAAGTACGGCAGGGTGCTCGCGTGGGTCTACTCGCCTGAAGGCGAGCTCGTGAGCGAGACCCTCATAAGGGAGGGGCTCGGCAGGGCCCTTGCCATACCGCCCTGCGGGGTGAGGACCGCGAAGAGGCTTGCGGCTGTCGAAGCCGAGGCAAAGTCCGAGAAGCGCGGAATTTGGGGGAGCGCGGCCAAATCTCAGGCGCTCTCGATAGCCCCGTTCGAGGCCTGGATGCACGTTGGCGAGATGGTCAGGATGACGGGAGAGGTGAGCGACGCGGTCAGGTTCGGCGACACCTGGTTCCTGGAGTTCTGGCCGGATGACGTGAAGGCCGTCGTCATGCCGAGGGCCTTCTTCGAGTTCGAGAGAAGGGGCATAAGCCTGCATTCCTTCAAGGGAAAGACTATAACCGTAACAGGCATACTTCATGAAGGCAGGAGCGGCCTGGAGATACTCATAGACTCGCCTTCGAGGATAGAGGCAAACTCTAAAAATTGA
- a CDS encoding cupin domain-containing protein: MKIYRLPQLAEAREDGTYTLGIEELKSNAVYMAYARLRPGDAPRKLAPPDGREEIILVLKGSLLVKSGKTSVPVGPGEAFHVKGSDNTSLENNGSEDAVYIRAGGSAFKAEEVLREEAIEAPPVNQAFEAAPEEGEPEFIITREGSGE; the protein is encoded by the coding sequence ATGAAGATATACAGGCTGCCGCAGCTCGCCGAAGCCCGCGAAGACGGGACGTACACCCTCGGCATCGAGGAACTGAAGTCCAATGCGGTCTACATGGCATACGCAAGGCTCAGGCCCGGAGACGCGCCAAGGAAACTCGCCCCGCCGGACGGCAGGGAGGAAATAATATTAGTTTTGAAGGGGAGCCTCCTCGTAAAGAGCGGCAAGACCTCCGTGCCGGTCGGCCCTGGCGAGGCCTTCCATGTCAAAGGTTCCGACAACACCAGCCTTGAGAACAACGGCAGCGAGGACGCGGTCTATATCAGAGCAGGCGGCAGCGCCTTTAAGGCCGAGGAGGTGTTAAGGGAGGAGGCCATCGAGGCCCCCCCCGTAAACCAGGCCTTTGAGGCCGCACCCGAGGAAGGGGAGCCTGAATTCATAATAACCAGAGAGGGCTCAGGCGAGTAA
- a CDS encoding restriction endonuclease: protein MPIPDFQSIMFPFLKYAGDKQEHTISDAREYLAKCFSLSDDELEEMLPSGQQGVFANRVGWARSYLKKAGLIEYTKRGCFKITNSGLDVVKQNPEYINIKFLKQFPEFLEFRSTKVGINEVDAIETGADGQTPEEVFEHSYQKIRQDLAFELLTKVKNSSPSFFEKTVVELLVKMGYGGSRKDAGSAVGKSGDGGIDGIIKEDKLGLDAIYLQAKRWESTVGRPEIQKFAGALQGVRAKKGIFITTSDFSREALDYAARIDTKIVLIDGESLSQLMMDYDVGVSRIASYDVKKIDSDYFAEE, encoded by the coding sequence ATGCCAATTCCTGATTTCCAGAGCATAATGTTCCCTTTCTTGAAATATGCCGGCGATAAGCAAGAGCATACTATAAGCGACGCGAGAGAATACCTCGCAAAATGCTTCAGCCTTTCTGATGATGAATTGGAAGAGATGTTGCCCAGCGGCCAACAAGGTGTTTTTGCAAACAGGGTTGGCTGGGCGCGTTCTTATTTGAAAAAAGCTGGCCTGATCGAATATACAAAAAGAGGCTGCTTCAAAATAACCAATAGCGGTTTGGATGTGGTCAAGCAAAACCCGGAGTATATCAATATTAAGTTTTTGAAGCAATTCCCGGAATTTCTTGAATTTAGAAGTACAAAGGTCGGTATAAACGAAGTTGATGCAATTGAAACAGGAGCGGACGGGCAAACTCCTGAAGAAGTCTTTGAACATAGTTATCAAAAAATCAGACAAGATTTGGCATTTGAATTATTGACAAAAGTTAAAAATAGCTCCCCATCTTTTTTTGAAAAAACAGTTGTCGAATTACTTGTCAAAATGGGTTACGGCGGCTCCAGAAAAGATGCTGGAAGCGCTGTGGGAAAGAGCGGAGACGGAGGCATTGACGGAATAATCAAAGAGGATAAGCTCGGATTGGATGCTATTTATTTACAAGCAAAGAGATGGGAGTCCACAGTCGGTCGCCCAGAAATACAGAAGTTTGCCGGAGCATTGCAAGGAGTTAGAGCAAAAAAGGGGATTTTCATTACCACCTCGGATTTTTCCAGAGAGGCCCTCGATTATGCCGCTCGTATCGATACGAAAATAGTTTTAATCGACGGCGAGTCATTATCCCAATTAATGATGGATTACGATGTGGGTGTTTCAAGGATTGCATCCTACGATGTTAAGAAAATAGACTCAGATTACTTTGCAGAAGAATAG
- a CDS encoding phosphoribosylaminoimidazolesuccinocarboxamide synthase yields MEKREKLYEGKAKVLYSTDDKDLLIQYFKDEATAFDGKKKGVIEEKGVLNNKISSAIFKMLESNGVKTHFVEQLNDREMLVKRLRIIPVEVVVRNLIAGSLSKRLGIEEGTALSEPIVEFFYKSDPLGDPMINEYHARAFGWATDAELKEMSVAALRINEILSRFFDERGIILVDFKLEFGEHKGEVLLGDEITPDGCRLWDKKTREKLDKDRFRRDLGKVGEAYQEVLRKVME; encoded by the coding sequence ATGGAAAAGCGCGAAAAACTTTACGAGGGCAAGGCGAAGGTCCTGTACTCCACGGATGACAAGGACCTGCTGATACAGTATTTCAAGGACGAGGCGACCGCCTTTGACGGGAAGAAAAAAGGCGTTATCGAGGAGAAGGGCGTCCTCAATAACAAGATATCATCGGCCATCTTCAAGATGCTCGAATCCAACGGCGTAAAGACCCATTTCGTCGAGCAGTTGAACGACAGGGAGATGCTGGTTAAAAGGCTCCGCATAATCCCGGTCGAGGTGGTCGTAAGGAACCTCATCGCCGGAAGCCTTTCAAAGAGGCTCGGCATAGAGGAGGGGACGGCCTTGAGCGAGCCCATCGTCGAGTTCTTCTACAAGAGCGACCCGCTCGGCGACCCCATGATAAACGAGTACCACGCCAGGGCCTTCGGGTGGGCGACCGACGCCGAGCTCAAGGAAATGTCAGTGGCCGCGCTCAGGATAAACGAAATACTCTCCCGGTTTTTCGACGAGAGGGGTATAATACTGGTGGATTTCAAGCTCGAGTTCGGCGAGCACAAGGGAGAGGTGCTTCTGGGCGACGAGATAACCCCGGACGGATGCAGGCTCTGGGACAAGAAGACGCGCGAGAAGCTCGACAAGGACAGGTTCAGGAGGGACCTCGGCAAGGTCGGCGAGGCCTACCAGGAGGTCCTGAGGAAGGTGATGGAATGA
- a CDS encoding ABC transporter permease: MKQSVLISVDFVRKLFKSRQMLWAMALRDLKAKYVGSVFGLTWAVVHPLVQVLVYGLVFGVIFKSRPDESYGTDSYILFLLTGILPWQFFQQGVTSAMGSINSNSNLVKKAVGFPSELLPIISIMSSFINHLIGLGLLFAALVLIEWHVPLYAPLIIPYLFFISLFAIGLGWILSSVSVYLRDLKQVIDMLMLAWFFLTPIFYPPSIVPPGMMAFLKFNPLFLVVEGFRESLLSGRLPNPQVIAYLAFVSLITFGIGGLFFRRLKPGFAEVL, from the coding sequence ATGAAGCAAAGCGTACTTATCTCCGTTGATTTCGTGCGGAAGCTCTTCAAAAGCAGGCAGATGCTCTGGGCTATGGCCCTCCGCGACCTCAAGGCCAAATACGTGGGGAGCGTCTTCGGCCTCACCTGGGCGGTCGTCCACCCGCTAGTGCAGGTCCTGGTATACGGCCTGGTCTTCGGCGTCATCTTCAAGTCCAGGCCCGATGAGTCATACGGCACCGACAGCTATATCCTTTTCCTCCTCACCGGCATACTCCCCTGGCAGTTCTTCCAGCAGGGCGTCACATCGGCAATGGGCTCCATAAACTCGAACAGCAACCTCGTCAAGAAGGCCGTGGGCTTCCCGTCGGAGCTTCTGCCCATAATCTCGATAATGAGCAGCTTTATCAACCACCTCATCGGGCTGGGCCTTTTGTTCGCCGCGCTCGTGCTCATAGAGTGGCATGTCCCGCTGTATGCGCCTTTGATAATCCCCTATCTCTTCTTCATCTCCCTTTTCGCGATAGGGCTCGGCTGGATACTTTCGAGCGTAAGCGTGTATCTCAGGGATTTGAAGCAGGTAATCGACATGCTCATGCTGGCGTGGTTCTTCCTCACTCCGATATTCTATCCGCCGTCCATAGTGCCGCCGGGCATGATGGCATTCCTCAAGTTCAACCCGCTTTTCCTGGTGGTAGAGGGGTTCAGGGAATCGCTCCTCTCCGGCAGGCTTCCGAACCCGCAGGTCATCGCCTATTTGGCGTTCGTTTCGTTAATAACCTTCGGCATCGGCGGCCTCTTTTTCAGGCGCCTGAAGCCCGGCTTCGCGGAGGTCCTGTAG